The following DNA comes from Triticum aestivum cultivar Chinese Spring chromosome 3D, IWGSC CS RefSeq v2.1, whole genome shotgun sequence.
CCGATGTTGATGTAAAGGTAACACTGATAATACAATTTCTACTTCCTAGCAATGGTTACCACAATTCTTTCCCCATGACTACCATGGCTGTAGTTtttgactatgcaaatccttgttgGTTTGACCGATAGCACTTGTTTCCTTCAGTTTATGTAGTTTGGCCAGCTTTCACTGTTTTTTGGGTATTACGGGGCCAGTTCCACTGTTATGCTCGTCCCATTTTGTGTGTATTTCTGTACAAAATCTTAACAGAACTACGTTTTAACCCGACTTTCATTTTGTAATTCTGTGTGCAGATAGAAAGTCAAAAGGGCAAGGGTTTCTTTGGCAGATCTGTCTATGCAAAGGCCACAGATACTGGCATTGATCCTGTGGCAGCTGCTAAAAGACTCAACATTGACTGGGATTCTGCCGCTGATATAGATGAAgcagaggatgaggatgatgaagatgaagtTCCATCAGCAGTGGTAAGGTGTTGTCTTCAGTATATTCCATAAATTTGTTGTGGATGTAAAACAGTCGAAAGCATTTCATTTAATTGCACATGGCTTGATTTCGTTTTATCACCACTTTCAGCTATGTATAATTTTATTCTGCTCTGCAGGGATACGGTGCTCTGTATCTGTTGACGGCTTTCCCTGTCATTATTGGAATATCGGTCGTGCTGATCCTTTTCTACAACTCTCTACAGTAGTGCACCTTTGCTTCTCGAGAAGATGCTGCCTTTTTCTTGTAAAGCCAAGTTACAACGCCGCTGAATGAGCACCCCTTTCTTAGTCTCATAGTAAAATAGTTTCTGCAATGGTATGACAACATTGTAAAGCTCTGAGGTTGTACACCACACAAGAAGGAAAAGGTCTTGAAATATTGGCTTTTTCTAGGGAAACTGAAAGCTGATTATTCTGCGGTTTTCTTTACGTTACAGTCTCTTCCATATCTCGCTGTGAAGTCACAAGGGCTGTAAGCCACCCATTGCTCAACATTTCTGTGGGTTTGTACGGTGGCTCTCTCGCTTCCCTGTTTGTTATGCTTACTTTTAGTCTACTATTGTTTTCTGACGTCCATGAGACCATAATGTAAGTAAGTTAAACTGCTACGGTATGCTGTACATGTAGTTATGCTTTCCTTCAAATAGATAGAATGTACTATATGTTGTGATTTTCTCTGGTGAAAACGGCTGAACCGGCAAAGCTTTTCTTGAAGAGCGTATTTGAATCCTGGGAACTTTCTTCCCACAAAAATAAATAGGAGTAAATAAATCATGTAGATGGTTTCTATCCATTTTGCTACTACCTCCGTCACGAAATATAAGAACTGCAAACCCGTCTTATATTTCCGGACGGAGGTACTGTAGTATTAGTTAACAGTATCCTTTCTACGGACATTTATAAGATTTTTAATGTTTATTAATTGGGAAACAATAATGTCAGCTTAGTGCCAAGCACGTACTTCATAAGGCGTTTTGAAATACTAGCTGCGCATAACTCTGTCGTCCAAGACAACAGCTGACCACAGTTTTCTTACACAGAAAAGAATAGCAGATTCGACCACGCAGATTTGAAGGGGTGGCACTGGCTGACTGGCAGGTCAACAGGCCCAACAGCACACCATGACATGAAGACAACAACGCAAGATCCCGACGTGCTCTCCACCATTCCTCGAAGTCAATTTGCTTAGCTTTGCGCTCATGAAGAAGCGTGCAGGTGCAGCTCCTGCAAGTTCACCTCAGGTGCCATGGGTTCTTTCCAACAAGACGCTCCATTCCAGGCCTCCCATGCGTCCTTCAAGAGAGGAGCTCGTGTGGcagacgatgacgatgatgaggaggaggacaaGATTCCCGCCGACGATCTCGGCGCGGCCAGGGCCGCGCCGTTCGGCCGGCGATCCCGCGCGGGCTCGTCGGTCACTGACATGTCGAGCAACGCGTCCATCAACTACGGGAAGTCGGCGCGGCAGGACAGGTTCGGCAGCGACAGCTTCTGGTGCGGCGCCTTCTGCATGCACCTGCCCGGCCTGTCCAGGCGGCGGCCGATCATGCAGCAGCAGCAGTCCATGAGCCTGAGCGAGCCGGACGCCCCGGCGAGCACGGCCGGGCCTGACGAGCCTACCCGGAGCGGCGCGGTGTCCAAGGCGGCCTCCATGGAGAGGTTCGGCCACAGCTCGTCGTCCTCCGGCATGGTGTTCGGCGGCCGCGTGGACGCGGAGGAGGACGATCAGGAGGTGTCGGCGTACTTCGACCTGCCGCTGGAGCTGCTCCGGAGCAGCAGCGTCGACATGGAGTCGCCCGTCACGGCGGCGTTCGTCTTCGACAGCAGCCGGGGCCGGGGGAAGAGCATGCTGCCGGACCTCGACTTCAGTTTCCCGGCGCCGCCTGCTTTCTCGAGTCCCTCCCCGTCGTCGCGACGGGCCTGATCGAGGAGAGTCTCAGGGCCAGACAACTTTAAATTGAGCCGAGTTACTCTTGAGTTTCTGCATTTCAGACACATTGATCGTATCCATGTATTGCGTGTTGGATTCTTGTTTTTCTGTAATCTGTATATTGCAATTCATATCTGATATGTGGGGAAATTGGATTATGTACCCAATGTTGGTTGTCAGTTAGCAAAACTAGCTAAATGACCCTGTGTGGTATTTTTGCCTTAAATCCACATCAGTAGGATCATTTAGCTAGTTTTGCTAACTGACAACCAACATTGGGTTCAGCTAGATGAGTTTTTGTCAATCCCTTATGTACCCAATGTTGGTTGTCAGTTAGCAAAACTAATTAACACCACAAACTAATTAACTATGACTTTTTGTCAATATCCTTTTGTTCCATTTGGCTATAATTCGTTGGCAAAAATGGCGCAAACTAATTAACCATGACTTTTTGTCAATATCCTTTTGTTCCATTTGGCTATAATTCGTTGGCAAAAATGGCGCAAACTAATTAATCATGACTTTTTGTCAATATCCTTTTGTTCCATTTGGCTATAATTCGTTGGCAAAAATGGCGCCGCAAGTATAATAATAGAGCTATGTCAATTTCCTGTTGCTCCATTTCCACATAAACCATGTGATTTTTTATTTTGAAAATCGTTTGCCGATTTTGAAATGTTCGCGTACTTGAAAAATATTTGTCAAATACGAAAAAAGTTCGTGAATGTTAAAAAATgatcatgattttttaaaaaaagttgGTGAACTTTAAATTATAAATGTTACAAAAAatcacaatttttaaaaatcatgaatttggGGGATAATCACAAGTTCTCAAAATGTACAGAGCCTTTTTTTTAAATCTCATGATTTTTACAAATTAAAAGGAgaataaaaaaggaaaaggaaaaaattaTTGAAACCATGCAGTTGCGACCCCCCGNNNNNNNNNNNNNNNNNNNNNNNNNNNNNNNNNNNNNNNNNNNNNNNNNNNNNNNNNNNNNNNNNNNNNNNNNNNNNNNNNNNNNNNNNNNNNNNNNNNNNNNNNNNNNNNNNNNNNNNNNNNNNNAATACATGCAGTTGCGACAtgccttagagcatggttaataatataaccAGCTGATGGCTATAAAGAACCGTCATgccatctatagccatcatctataaacactcatacaatagtgtgggctatagATTGGTTGTtacattagtacttttttccatctcctgtctatctctttcttcacatttatttttttacctaggaatgcgtatatgGCTAGGCTCTTGCATGAAAGCCCACTCctcttactttttcacatctctctcctccatataggcaaaaatgccatgtaagcgagctataagcccactattgtacttgctcttaaaaACGTGTCATTGCGATCCCATTTAAAAACTTACCCTTGGAACTCATCTTCAAAAACATGCAGTTATCACCCCTCTCGAAACATGAAGTTGTGACCCGGTCTTAAAGACATTCAGTTGCGACCCCTCTTGAAAACATGCATTTGCGATCCACCTTAAAAATCATGCAGTTTCGACCAACCTTGAAAAACATGCAGTTGGAACCC
Coding sequences within:
- the LOC123079438 gene encoding uncharacterized protein, encoding MGSFQQDAPFQASHASFKRGARVADDDDDEEEDKIPADDLGAARAAPFGRRSRAGSSVTDMSSNASINYGKSARQDRFGSDSFWCGAFCMHLPGLSRRRPIMQQQQSMSLSEPDAPASTAGPDEPTRSGAVSKAASMERFGHSSSSSGMVFGGRVDAEEDDQEVSAYFDLPLELLRSSSVDMESPVTAAFVFDSSRGRGKSMLPDLDFSFPAPPAFSSPSPSSRRA